The region CAGAGAACCATTCGCTTACCTCATCCAGAAGAATGATTTCCCAGGCCATGGATAAATTATGACATATAGGTCATATATAAGAATGTAGCAAGGCGTTGTATATAAAGAAATAAACAGGTAACTCAACTGCTCAGTAGGTGACAACTTCAGTTTCACATTGTCCTAGACGGCAAAAACCAACAGTCGGCCCCATCAAGCTTGATGGGGCCGACTGTTCACGGTTTCCTGAGAGTGTGAAAACAACAGAATCCGCCGCCCAGCAGGCTACCGTACTGACCCGCCACTTCAAAGCACACGCGAGTCACCTCCGCATTGACACCCTTCAGCGGCTGATCGATGTGCTTCTGGCGATGATTGCCGCGAGGAGCATCAATCATCACGACCTGAGTCCTCACATGCCCGGTATCAGCACGCCGCAAGCCAAGAAAAGAAGGGCGGACCGAACCTTCCGGGATGAGCAGCTGGACATGGACTTTTTCATCGCTCTGCTCGTCGTCCATCTTCCACCGGGGAAGGTGTTGCTGAGTCTGGACCGCACCAACTGGGAGCATGGGGAAACGCCCATCAATTTTCTGGTGCTTGGAGCCGTGGTTCATGGCTTCACCCTGCCCCTGATTTGGGTTCCTCTTGATGAGTCTGGGAACAGCCATACCTATGCCCGTATGTGGCTGGTATTGAAGCTCCTCCGCGTCTTGCCAGCGAAACGCTGGCAAGGCCTGGTGGCTGACCGTGAGTTCATCGGTGCGGAGTGGTTCCGTTTTCTCCGTCGTCAAGGCATCAAGCGGGCGATCCGCATTCGGCACAGCGACATGCTGGACGACACGAATGGGAAGGAATGGTTTAAGCACGTCCAGCACGGTCATTTCCATGAAATCGACGAA is a window of Deinococcus radiophilus DNA encoding:
- a CDS encoding IS4 family transposase, with protein sequence MIAARSINHHDLSPHMPGISTPQAKKRRADRTFRDEQLDMDFFIALLVVHLPPGKVLLSLDRTNWEHGETPINFLVLGAVVHGFTLPLIWVPLDESGNSHTYARMWLVLKLLRVLPAKRWQGLVADREFIGAEWFRFLRRQGIKRAIRIRHSDMLDDTNGKEWFKHVQHGHFHEIDEKVFVFGELMRVVATRSSTGDLVIIATDFSARKTWKLYKQRWSIECTFSSFKMRGFDLERTGMTERSRLQRLFGLVTLAWVFCLRLGVWLGQTQPIPVLKHGRRAVSLVRHGAQHLVDALRWKPKQFMAVLDLLTQPFCPPGAPLDEVVTY